Within Myxococcus fulvus, the genomic segment AGCATCGCGGGGCTCACGTCCTGTCCGGCGACGGGAGGGAAGCCCGGCTCACGCGCGAGCCTGCGCGCCACCAGCCCCGTGCCGCACCCCAGGTCCAGCACCGGCCCGTCGGGCGTGCCCAGCAGGCTGCGATAGAGCAGGTACTCGCTGTCCGCGTCGAGCCGCTGACGCAGGAGCGCGCGTTGGAGGGTGGGGCGCACGTAGCGCTCGTAGGAGCGCGCCACCCAGCGGTTCTCCAGCCCGCGCTGCAGGCCCGTGGAGGCGGGAGGCTCCAGCACCAGGTCCGCGACGCCCTCGGCCACCGGGTAGCTGGTGCGGCACTCCGGACAACGCAGCGGGCCGAAGAGCAACACCGGCGCGGGCGCCTCGGGACGCAGCGCGCCCTTGCGACAGCGGGGACAGCGAAGGAGCTGGACGAGCGCGTGCCGCATTCCGGGCGAGGCTAGCGCCCCTCGTCCGGTGCGAGAATCGCTTTGTACCCGAGCCTCGAAAGGCTCGGGCGTCAGGCCTGGGGCGGCGGCGGGGTGACGCGCCGGTCCTCGGCCACGAGCACCGGCCAGCCCCGCGCCATCGCCTCGCGGAAGAAGGCGGCCAGCTCCCTGCGGCTGTCGTTCACCGCGCCCTGGAAGGGGTCGATGAGCGACTCCTCGCCGAGGCTGCGCGTGGCGTTGAGCTCCACCGGGGTGCCGCACCGCTCGCAGCGGATGGACACCTGGCGCACCAGCGCGACCGGCACCGCGTACCGGGCGCCGCAGTCACCGCACTTCCACACCAGCGCGCGCTCACCGGCCTCGCGCCGCGCCAGCCCCTCCAGCTCATCCGCCAGACGCAGCAGCGCCGGCAGGTCCTGGGGCGGCTGCGCGAACACCGCGGAGGCGCCGAAGCCCGCCTCGGGCGCGCCCAGCTTCGGAGGCTTGTCGCCCTGCAGCAGGGCGCGCAGGCGGTCCTTCGCGCGCATGTCACGGAACTCGGCGCCTGACAGGGCGCGCTCCACCGCCTCATGGACCGGCGGCAGGTCCGGCTCGAGGCGCTCATCGACCGGCAGCGACTGGGGGTGCTCCACCAGTCGGTGCGACGGAACTGCGAGAAATCGGAAGGCCACGGATGCTCCATTGCACCCTGGCCTTCCCGGCGCAAGACGCGAGTTGGCAAATGTCCGCTGCGACGACAGATTCCGCTCTATCTGGACCACTCCAGCATGAGCTGCAACGGAGCGCGGGCCGCCTCCCGCAGGTCCTCCGGCATCGTCAGCTCCGGCGTGCGCTCCTTCATGCACTTCCAGAGCTTCTCCATCGTGTTGAGCCGCATGTACGGGCACTCGTTGCACGCGCAGCCGTTGTCTGGCGGCGCGGGGATGAAGTGCTTGTGCGGCGCGCCCTTCTTCATCTGATGGAGGATGCCCGCCTCCGTCACGACGATGAACTTCTCTTTCGGGCTCTTGATGACGTGGTCGAGGATGCCCTTCGTCGAGCCGATGAAGTCCGCGTGCCGCAGCACCGGGGCCTCGCACTCCGGATGGGCCACCACCTCCGCGTCCGGGTGGAGGACCTTCAGCTCCACCAGCTTCTTTTCGCTGAAGATTTCGTGGACGATGCAGCTGCCCGGCCACAGCACCATGTCCCGACCCGTCTGCTTCATGACGTGGCGGCCCAGGTGCTGGTCCGGCGCGAAGAGGATCTGCCGATCCCGGGGGACCTGATTGACGATTTTCACCGCGTTGGAGGACGTGCAGATGACGTCGCTCATCGCCTTCACCGCGGCGGAGCTGTTCACGTAGCTCACCACGAAGGCGCCCGGATGCTTCTCCTTGAAGACCTTGAAGGCCGCCGGCGGACACCGGTCCGACAGCGAACAGCCCGCCTTCAGGTCCGGCAACAGCACCTGCCGCGAGGGATTCAGGATTTTCGCGGTCTCCGCCATGAAGTGCACGCCGCAGAAGACGATGACGTCCGCCTGGGTGCGCTCCGCCGCCTGCGCCAACGCGAGGCTGTCCCCGACGAAGTCCGCCACGTCCTGGACTTCGCTCTCCTGGTAGTAGTGCGCGAGAATCACAGCGTTCATGGAACGCTTGAGCTCCTCGATTTCCCGCGCGTAATCCACCTCGGTGCCCATGGCACCTCCTTGCCTGGTCGACACTTAACTCGCCCGGCGGGGTTGGGCCACATCGTCGGAAGTTGGCTGCCGGGCGGACGGATGGCCGGCGCTGGCGTTCCCTGGGTCGACTCTGCCACCGTCCCACTTCGTGCAAGCGAGGCGCATGCCCGCATCACCTGACGGCGCGGAGAGGGTAGACTGCGCGCAATCCTCCGGGTCGGCCCGGGGGAGCAGTCGCCTTGCTGTCGAGCTTGGACAAGCCACACATTCGGGGTCGAGAACACGCGATCGGCTGGTGGAGAGGGGGCGGCACCGGACCCGTGGCCGTGGGCAGGCAGTGGCCCTGTCCCTTCTCCATTTGAACGCCTTTCCCGTCGAGGAGAGAGCATGAGTGTCCCCACTCAGGACGTCCTGATTGTGCATCCGAACGAGGGCCGGCGCGCCGCGCTGGCCGAGGTCCTGGGCGTCCACCGGGTTGTCGCGGTGGAGTCCCAGGTGGAAGCCACGCGGCGCATGGAGTCCACGGCGCCCACCCTCATCATCGCTCCTCCGGAGAACGCCCGCCGCTTCTTGAGACATGTCGACCGGGCCGCGCCCGAGGCCGTGCGCGTCTTCGTCTGTTCGCAGTCGGACCGCCAGGGGCTCGAGGAGCTCGTGGAGACCGCGGCCGAAGGGCACGTCTTCAATACGCTGGATGACAGCCTCACCGTGTCGGAGCTGGGCCGTCGGCTCACCAGCATCCTCCAGCACCGCTCGTCGGCCCGGGTGACGCCCGCCAGCACCCTGGCGGTGCGCTTCCGGCTCAACGGCGTGACGTACCCCTCCGGCTGCCTGGACGTGGGCAACTTCGGCGCCGCGCTGCGCGTGCCGCTCACCGCGTCCATCGGCGCGTTCATCCAGGGCACCGCGCTGGAGGACCTGGTCTTCGAGCGCCACGGCAAGACGGTGCTCCAGGTCCCGCGCGCGTTCATCCGCCACGCCCAGCAGGTCCACGCCACCCAGCAGCCCTACCTGCGCCTGGGCATCACCTGGGGCGAGGGCCTGGACGAGCCGGTGACGGCGCCGACCTCCCGCATGAGGGACCCGGTCATCGTCCTGGCGCTCCTGCGCAAGGCGGTGCGCCGCGAGACGCCCGTCTGGCTGCACTACCTGGACACCCCGTCCTCCCACTTCCGCCTGGACGCGCCCGTGGTGGAGCTGCAGGACGGGCGCGCGGTGCTGCGCGGCCTCAATGACGGCGCGTTCCCCGCGGACGTCGGGGACGTGCTGCAGCTCTCCTTCGAGGTCGGCGGCCAGAGCTACTCGGGCGCCACCAGCGTGCTGCGCCGGGGCGACAACGACGTGGCGCTGAGCGTGCCGCGCTCGGTGGGGCTGCAGAACCGCCGCGGCCTGCAGCGCTTCCGGCTGGGCCCCGACCACCGCTTCCTCGTCACCTTCCACGCGCCCATCAACGGCGAGCGCATCACCCGCTCGGTGCTGGATTTGAGCGGCCGCGGCTTCGCGTTCCCGTTCGACGCGTCCTGCGAGGTGCTGCCCGCCGGCTCCCAGCTGGAGGTGTCGCTCTTGTTGCCGGATGGCTCGGAGGTGCCGTGCCGCGCGGAGGTCCGCTCGGTGGACGCGGTCAACACCGACAGCCGGTTCGACCGCAGCCTGCGCCCGTACCGCT encodes:
- a CDS encoding class I SAM-dependent methyltransferase, with the translated sequence MRHALVQLLRCPRCRKGALRPEAPAPVLLFGPLRCPECRTSYPVAEGVADLVLEPPASTGLQRGLENRWVARSYERYVRPTLQRALLRQRLDADSEYLLYRSLLGTPDGPVLDLGCGTGLVARRLAREPGFPPVAGQDVSPAMLEEGMAQAREAGATVDFLRAQAPYLPFQDGALGAVLMVDSLHYVEDLGRLMLEVARALRPGGRWVASTYAPPGSVSGLLHRRAGLHPRNEATLRAAAGAAGLVRFERVALPPLLVLKAEKASAETLR
- the nadA gene encoding quinolinate synthase NadA → MGTEVDYAREIEELKRSMNAVILAHYYQESEVQDVADFVGDSLALAQAAERTQADVIVFCGVHFMAETAKILNPSRQVLLPDLKAGCSLSDRCPPAAFKVFKEKHPGAFVVSYVNSSAAVKAMSDVICTSSNAVKIVNQVPRDRQILFAPDQHLGRHVMKQTGRDMVLWPGSCIVHEIFSEKKLVELKVLHPDAEVVAHPECEAPVLRHADFIGSTKGILDHVIKSPKEKFIVVTEAGILHQMKKGAPHKHFIPAPPDNGCACNECPYMRLNTMEKLWKCMKERTPELTMPEDLREAARAPLQLMLEWSR
- a CDS encoding PilZ domain-containing protein, producing MSVPTQDVLIVHPNEGRRAALAEVLGVHRVVAVESQVEATRRMESTAPTLIIAPPENARRFLRHVDRAAPEAVRVFVCSQSDRQGLEELVETAAEGHVFNTLDDSLTVSELGRRLTSILQHRSSARVTPASTLAVRFRLNGVTYPSGCLDVGNFGAALRVPLTASIGAFIQGTALEDLVFERHGKTVLQVPRAFIRHAQQVHATQQPYLRLGITWGEGLDEPVTAPTSRMRDPVIVLALLRKAVRRETPVWLHYLDTPSSHFRLDAPVVELQDGRAVLRGLNDGAFPADVGDVLQLSFEVGGQSYSGATSVLRRGDNDVALSVPRSVGLQNRRGLQRFRLGPDHRFLVTFHAPINGERITRSVLDLSGRGFAFPFDASCEVLPAGSQLEVSLLLPDGSEVPCRAEVRSVDAVNTDSRFDRSLRPYRCGVRLLEVPTKIRDAIHDAFMASRSGASRDGGQEKLADIWKMMEESHYTFHPDYPFGGEAGYLDALEHTHRRLAEAKDLGRSILYADAGAIMGHVGGLRMHSRSWLVQHLAVRPGYHRHEQIANDLTALAVEMGEAIEDVEFLRYMWRSDNRWPNRLGTWLARVMENRGFSMLRAFHYMRLPLELAPQAPATMLTVREGTSEDRAWLEAHLRARGEVVRVLAEDLQAEPDAEDQMRARFAAAGLYRDRRMFVVDGEHGPLALALVEEASPGLSYIEVTNGFWLEVADRSHPLAKRALETLVHRCIAHARARGRPSAVGLVADEDAPLLASMGFGDQGRFCEWIFHRSMVRRWCDLWRSLFERLSRPRRASAQPSSEDASCT